In the genome of Desulfuromonas sp. DDH964, one region contains:
- a CDS encoding zinc dependent phospholipase C family protein, with amino-acid sequence MKIFIWTALLLFALPDSAWAWGVGVHLQMGSYILENLPLLPPHLQQLLRAWPQDFLYGCISADITLGKKFTHYLQHCHSWRMGSKVLAAAQTEPQRACAYGYLSHLAADTVAHSYFVPFKMVRTFNTVMLKHTYWEMRAEATVDPKVWQVARSVARKNYRSNDALLRSVLSDTIFSFSTNKRLFNSLLLLNRLQQWQKMLRSLNTASKWTMPEEFLDEYLGLAREAVVSILSHHDQSPYWKADPTGERAIAAAKTIRKNLNLLWRDGKLPPPAAQAMLAELRPRFRNGITNPEQLLELLSGV; translated from the coding sequence TTGAAGATATTCATATGGACGGCCTTGCTGCTGTTCGCCCTCCCCGATTCGGCCTGGGCCTGGGGGGTGGGGGTGCATCTGCAGATGGGCTCCTACATCCTGGAGAACCTTCCCCTCCTGCCGCCGCATCTGCAGCAGCTGCTGCGTGCCTGGCCGCAGGACTTTCTCTATGGCTGCATCAGCGCCGACATCACCCTCGGCAAAAAATTTACCCACTACCTGCAACACTGTCATTCCTGGCGCATGGGGAGCAAGGTTCTCGCGGCAGCCCAGACCGAACCGCAACGGGCCTGCGCCTACGGCTATCTTTCGCACCTTGCGGCAGATACCGTCGCCCACTCCTATTTTGTCCCCTTCAAGATGGTGCGCACCTTCAATACGGTGATGCTCAAGCACACCTACTGGGAGATGCGCGCCGAGGCGACCGTCGATCCGAAGGTGTGGCAGGTGGCGCGCAGCGTGGCGCGCAAAAACTACCGCAGCAACGATGCCCTGCTGCGCAGCGTCCTTTCGGACACGATCTTCTCCTTTTCCACCAACAAGCGCCTCTTCAACTCCCTGCTCCTGCTCAATCGCCTGCAGCAATGGCAGAAGATGCTGCGCTCGCTGAATACCGCCTCGAAGTGGACGATGCCGGAAGAGTTTCTGGACGAGTACCTCGGCCTGGCCCGCGAAGCGGTCGTCAGCATCCTCAGTCATCACGACCAGAGTCCTTACTGGAAGGCCGATCCGACCGGGGAGCGGGCGATCGCCGCAGCCAAGACGATCCGCAAAAACCTCAACCTCCTCTGGCGGGATGGCAAATTGCCCCCCCCGGCGGCCCAGGCCATGCTCGCCGAGCTCCGTCCCCGCTTCCGGAACGGCATTACCAATCCCGAACAGTTGCTGGAACTCCTCTCGGGCGTCTAG